One region of Paucibacter aquatile genomic DNA includes:
- a CDS encoding diguanylate cyclase: MPACAGWLLSLSLLGLTACQPGVPEPDASNRAQQTSGKNTQTEQQDPIWDELERVEREGRSHPAASEHVLHEMQPRTAPGSLARVQLLALRGYLSTEMRDAALTASIIKDLEEWPNEANRRAANLALIYIRARQQRFSDGLRQAERTMAPLAGYTVQETGPLLLLRCHDFLSFVQSETGDVDAAIANATEALRLADAIGKPWRRAQTLSNLAFIYHQAQQLDLARQFSDKSLAEVDQDPSPALLYDIYTMRGIVLQTLGLMDGAQQAKQAALDAARQAGSDTLTSLALGNFADFHLNQGRYSQALKFADEALALALATQHIDYELLARHNRGIAKIGLRRVEEGKREVLAALARDEQRGADTIVANAWLELGMHLERAGDLSAAVEAFHQHRRKIDKVLRDETRKTLLEIQESYEDERRAKEIELLNRDNSLKTEQLRARDLQLRLWAALGGCIVLSAVLLGLAYQRIRKTNRALAHSNAALKMASERDPLTGLANRRHFQAAIKRLADKGMLSGTVFLIDIDHFKRINDQHGHAAGDTVLIEIARRLQATLRDEDLVVRWGGEEFLILVETREVSYASTLAQRLLDQIAAPTVRHGAQHIPVTASIGFASFPVAPHEVAVNWERAIDLVDTVMYLAKAHGRNKAYGIESMQASDEDGLQELAKGMEAAWQSGQVQLLTLNGPARFEESRL, translated from the coding sequence ATGCCGGCCTGTGCCGGCTGGCTGCTGAGCCTGAGTTTGCTCGGGCTGACCGCCTGCCAGCCCGGCGTGCCCGAGCCGGATGCCTCGAACCGGGCGCAGCAAACCAGCGGCAAGAACACTCAGACCGAACAGCAAGACCCCATCTGGGACGAGCTCGAGCGCGTCGAACGCGAAGGGCGCAGCCACCCGGCGGCCAGCGAGCATGTGCTGCATGAGATGCAGCCACGCACCGCGCCGGGCAGTCTGGCGCGTGTGCAGCTGCTGGCCTTGCGGGGCTATCTGAGTACCGAGATGCGCGATGCCGCACTGACGGCCAGCATCATCAAGGACTTGGAAGAGTGGCCCAACGAAGCAAATCGGCGCGCTGCCAACCTGGCCCTGATTTACATCCGCGCCCGCCAGCAGCGCTTCAGCGACGGGCTGCGCCAGGCCGAGCGCACCATGGCCCCCCTGGCCGGCTACACGGTGCAAGAAACCGGGCCGCTGCTGCTGCTGCGCTGCCATGATTTCCTGTCCTTTGTGCAGAGCGAGACCGGCGATGTCGACGCAGCGATTGCCAATGCCACCGAGGCGCTCAGGCTGGCCGATGCGATCGGCAAACCCTGGCGCCGCGCCCAGACCCTGAGCAACCTGGCCTTCATCTACCACCAGGCACAACAGCTGGACCTGGCCCGCCAGTTCAGCGACAAATCCCTGGCCGAGGTTGACCAAGACCCCAGCCCGGCCCTGCTCTACGACATCTACACCATGCGCGGCATCGTGCTGCAGACCTTGGGCTTGATGGACGGTGCACAGCAGGCCAAGCAGGCGGCCCTGGATGCCGCCCGCCAGGCAGGCTCGGACACACTGACCTCGCTGGCCCTGGGCAATTTCGCCGATTTCCACCTCAATCAGGGCCGCTACAGCCAGGCTCTCAAGTTCGCCGATGAGGCCTTGGCTCTGGCCCTGGCCACCCAGCACATCGACTACGAGCTGCTGGCCCGCCACAACCGGGGCATCGCCAAGATCGGCTTGCGCCGTGTGGAAGAAGGCAAGCGCGAGGTGCTGGCTGCCCTGGCGCGCGACGAGCAACGGGGTGCCGACACCATCGTCGCCAATGCCTGGCTGGAGCTGGGCATGCATCTGGAGCGGGCCGGCGACCTCAGCGCGGCCGTGGAGGCGTTTCACCAGCACCGCCGCAAGATCGACAAGGTGCTGCGCGACGAAACCCGAAAGACCCTGCTGGAGATCCAGGAGAGCTACGAAGACGAACGCCGCGCCAAGGAAATCGAGCTGCTCAACCGCGACAACAGCCTCAAGACCGAGCAGTTGCGCGCCCGCGATCTGCAGCTGCGCCTGTGGGCGGCGCTGGGCGGCTGCATCGTGTTGTCTGCCGTGCTGCTGGGCCTGGCCTACCAACGCATCCGCAAGACCAACCGAGCTCTGGCGCACAGCAATGCCGCGCTCAAGATGGCCAGCGAGCGCGACCCGCTGACCGGCCTCGCCAACCGCCGCCATTTCCAGGCTGCCATCAAACGCCTGGCCGACAAGGGCATGCTGAGCGGCACGGTGTTCCTGATCGACATCGACCATTTCAAGCGCATCAACGACCAGCATGGCCATGCCGCCGGTGACACGGTGCTGATTGAAATCGCCCGCCGCTTGCAAGCGACGTTGCGTGATGAAGACCTGGTGGTGCGCTGGGGCGGTGAAGAGTTCCTGATCCTGGTCGAGACCCGCGAGGTCAGCTATGCCAGCACCCTGGCCCAGCGCCTGCTCGACCAGATTGCCGCACCCACGGTGCGGCATGGTGCGCAACACATCCCGGTCACGGCATCGATCGGCTTTGCCAGCTTCCCGGTGGCGCCGCATGAGGTGGCAGTCAACTGGGAGCGCGCCATCGACCTGGTGGACACGGTCATGTACCTAGCCAAGGCCCATGGCCGCAACAAGGCCTATGGCATTGAATCCATGCAGGCCAGCGATGAAGACGGCCTGCAGGAGCTGGCCAAGGGCATGGAAGCCGCCTGGCAATCGGGTCAGGTCCAGCTGCTGACCCTGAACGGCCCGGCCCGTTTCGAGGAGAGCCGGCTGTGA